In the genome of Hemicordylus capensis ecotype Gifberg chromosome 10, rHemCap1.1.pri, whole genome shotgun sequence, the window tgatggagCAGTTTCACAGCAAAATCACTGCAGGAAGACCTCACCATTGCCACTCTACTTGGAAAAACCAAGggttcccctccccaccgccGCCAGATAACTGGGGCCCAGCGCAACAGATGACACAGGCCGAAGGAACCAAGTGGTGTAAGAAGAAATCCAGTGAGACAGAGAACAAGAACCATCTACTCCCACTAGAACGGAGATCTCAAGCATGAAGTGGGGAGGAGCAGCGGACGCTTCAGAATGTGGCCGCGGCACCCGTTCTAGGCAAGATGGCCGCGTGTTTGTGCAGTCCACTGGTCCCCCGTGTAGTTGTGCTTAAAGAACAAGAGGCTCAGAGCTGCCAGTGGGCCACTGCCCCCAAACCTGCGAAGGCGAAGAAGTGGGGAGTTGCCCAAAGGCACAGGGAGCGGGCCCCTCCTGCAACCCACCCGGCCCAGGGGGCTTTCGCCGAGCCGTCTGGcaaatcctccctcccttcagggGCAGCACCATTTCCCCATCTGTCTTGAAAAAAACACCAACATGGAAAGTCTTTCTCAAGATGAAGAATTTTAAACCAACAGCTCAGAACTTTCCAAcccatggctgggggtggggtggggtggggggttgggaaTTATGAAAaactattttttcttttaaagagatGATCCACTCTCTAGGACACAATATTTTCCACCTCAAATGTAGGAAAGTTcaatttcccttttttcttttttaaacaaagcCATATTCTAATTTTTTCAGCCAAACGCTGGACTACAAATACCAGCAAGGCTCCTGGAATTATTTTTTCCTAAAAAGGGGAACACAGACAGGTACACACATATTGTACTGTAGTGTACATGTCATTAGCAGCCGCGGCTCGTCCtaatgggctggggggggggcgccacaccaagggaggcacagctgcctctgcttcccaggacATTAGGACAAGCCACTCCTGGCCATTACGGATCACCGAGGATAAGTCGGTCAGTTCACTAAGCTTGGACTGTGCCCTTCCGTTGGATGCAGCCTTGTACTCTCACCTCCCTACTCTGGAGTATCCAGCCACTGGAAGGCAGTTTTAAAGACGACGGGGGCATTGAGGGCCACTTTTCAGAGTCCATCCAGAATGGAAGCCTCCCCAGAGAGTGCCCTCGCCACTTTCCAGAAGTCCCTTTGCTTGGCTTTAAGGAGGTACCAACTCCTGAGCACAGCAGAGAGCGGGGACACGCCATTTGGGCTGTCAGCTCTGCTTAGTTGTGCTTTGCCCGGCCGCCTTTAAGGTAGCTCTTCCACCTCTTAACAAACTCTTTGAATATAGGAGAGTCATCGATAGTACTTAGGAGCTGGAGCTGGTTGATGTGGGTGGTGTGGTAGTCCCACCGGGCCAAGTTcggagctgccccaagcaggaagTGCCGAAGGTCATAGATCGTTCCCGAGCCCGTATCGTAGAGCGGAAGCATCGCTTTCAGGGACTCCATGCCCCGGTCATAGAGCAGTTTGGCCTCTTTCCCTAGCTTCTCACCCGCCGTCTCTTTTAAGTCATACAATCCAATTAAAGAGTACATGAATCCGTTCAACACAAAGGAGCTGGGGGACGTTGGGTATTCCTCGTACCAGTCGTGCTTGCCCATAAAGATGGCCTTCACTCCGTGTTGCTCCGACAGAAGCTTGTAGGGAGCTGTTGCCCGCAGGGCTGAATTGAGAAAGCCGTGGTCTTTTGTCAGCAGGTAGGCTCTGACCAGCGTTGAAATGGCCTGCCCTTGCGCCATGGCCGAGTACCAGCCTGGGTCCAAAGACCTAAAGCCCTCCCCCAGTTTCCGAGTCACCATGATTGGCCACCCACCCCTTTCGTCCTGGTTCCTCACCAGCCAATCACTGGCGGCAAAAAAAGCTGCCATGTGGGCTGTGGTGGAGATGGTGACATTGTCCAGGAACCCCTTCCCCTTCACCACCAACCTCACCACTCTCTTGGGCATGATTTTGGTCTGCTTGACGGCTTTCGTGTTGGAGAGACCAACTCCCTTCCTCAGGTCCGTGACAAGGTCCCGCGTGAGGGTGCTCCAACTAGTTCTGGCCCCGATGCCATAGGAAATGTCTCTCTCCTTAAAAGCTATCAACTGAGTGTTTGAGACGTAGTGTACCGTAAAGAGCTGGTTCTTCTCCGTCGTCTCGAGGACCACTGAAACACTCCCGTTGGTGACCAATTTGAGGTCGAAGGAAATAATGAAGTCCCTTGCATTCCCCAGCTGCAAAGATGCCCCCTCCGAATTTTCTGGAAGGGAAAAAAAAGATAAGAGGTAGCACAGGACAGGAGGAACAAAGAAAGGACGTTTTTTGCCACTCGTTGATGTGCAGGCATAGAGAAAGTAGTGCCCTCTAACGAGGCTGCAGGCCAAAGTACATGTCCAAGCACACTTCCCAAAGATGTCCAAATCTACGGTATGAAACTGGCATTTCAGTTTTGAAACCGTTCACATTGAGAACCTAAGAGCAGACCTGCTGGGTTAGACCAGGGGCTCCCCAGATGTCCTTGGGCTACAATTctcaccctccccagccccaatggccatgtccagcaacatctggggacccatgacCGGGAGCCACTATCCTTGTGCACCTTCCAACAGTGCTCAGCTGGAAGTTTCTGGAACAACCACCGACACAACACGGCCACACTTGGAGCCAAATACAAACCCAAGACTCGTCGTATCTGCCGCATTCCGCGGCGGCAAGACTGCTCTCAGCCTCTGGAGCAGGAGCAAAAAGCGATGCTGGACAAGAACTGCAGACCAGCCTGTCGGGAGGGTTCCCCTGCTCCTTCCCCAGTTGGGGGCCAGTTGGGAGGGCAGCGCCACCAAATGCATCCCACCCCATCTGCAGCCAGCAGAGCGAGGTAGGAGAAGAGCCGTTTCTGGCCAAGCTGCTCTGCTTGTCCAGGGAAGCGCCTCGGGTGGGGGGAAGCACCCCCAAGAGCTGCGCGAACCCCAGGCAGCAGACCTCTCCAGGGCAGCTGGGACTTGCCTGCCTCCAAGCACGGCTTAATCCACTGTTCAGGCACAGCTCTCTGTAGGCGCGTGAAGAGGACGTGGCCATCAATCAAGGAGGGGACGACACCCACGAGGCCTGGCAGCCTCGCCTTCCCGGATACCTCCCCGTGTAGTAGACCAAGTCAGGAGCGTGTCCTTTGCTGCTCTCGCCTCCGAGACCCCAGCCGAAGGCGCTGGCTAAAATTACTTTGGTGTCTCTTAAAGTAATGGACTCATTAATTCTAATGGCTATTGATTAGTTGGGGGAAATACATTATGCCCCTATTAATGAGGCTGTCTCCATACAAAGCCAgggtggtgcgggggggggggaggcggcatAGAGTCATTAAttttgctgggtgggggagagaagagcttcagcatggaaagaaatggagtcaaaggagagaaagtggtggccacGAGCAGCAGCAGGTCTTTGCAACGGGGCAGTGGCCCCACCCCTCAAGGCTCTAGGCAGGCTTTGGGTCCTCAAGGGGACGAGGGGCCTTCGGCAACCTTGCACAGGGTCGCCAGCGGTATTGAAAGCAGCCGTCTTGCCCTTGTATCAGCTGCGGATGAGAGACAGCAGGAGGGGCAGGGGTGCATGCGCCATCCGGGGCGGCTGTGGCGAGACAAGCCGCATTCACTTCCCGACACAGCCTATACAAGCAGCTCCCCCAACTCCACAAGTCAAGGTTCCAGTCCACAGCAAAGCTTTCTGCTCTttgccccccaaccccctcccTTGCCTTCCACGGCCCCCttcttcactcacacacaccccgccccggtGCCTGCTAGGCTGCCTCCCCTCAAGCTCTTGAACAAACCCAACCCGGCCTCATCTCGACACCAGCCTTGCCTTCCGTAGAACACGTCCCTTGTTTTATTCGTTTCCTTCAAGTCCTATCCTGCTCTTCTCAGCCctgagtggtatacatggttatgcttatccgcGCAACAGCCCTGggagtaggttaggccgagagattcgcgactgacccagagtcacccagtgagcccCCTTACCCAACGTCAACTGCAAACGCTCTGGGGAGAGGACCTTGCTGTGGCCAGGCTCTGTACAGCACCAAGCACCCGAGGAAGATTCTATTGGAAGAGGGGCGGCCAACCGATTCATCCCCCTGCCCCATGTCGAAGCAAAACCAGTTCGGTCTCCCCCACAGCCGGGGCAAAGGCCACCCGGAGCAAGgctggagagcattccacaaccaCCTCCAGAAGACGGACTGCCCTCCTCCACCCACCAGCCCGCCCTCCTGCGTTGGCCTACCTGGAACAACAAAGTGCTTGACGTTCGTGGACTTGGACGCCTCGGGCACAGTCGTGACGGAGCAGCCTTTGGGGACGGCCCACTCCCCCGGCCGGCTGCCCTGGTCCCTCTCCTCGGCCGTTTCGTACACCTCGACGTGGGGCGTTTTCTCGGTCAGATTCTTGCTGTAATGGCTGAGCCCATACTGGGCAATCTGGATGGGGTAGAAATAGCCTTGTGGCCCCCACTGCGTGGAGAGCGGCACACCTGCAACACACACAGGGAAGGGAGACAGGAGGCAAGGAGTCGCAGGGCTGCAAGGAGTGcccaagagccctgctggatctgcccaGGAGCCTCCAGCAGTGCCGGGGCAGGGCACGAGGGTGGCCACCTTGCCCCCGCGTTCAAaaggtagactgcccctgaacacagaggttccatTCCTAGCCATCAATGTTAATAGCTGCCGACAGGCTCCTCCAACACAAGTGTCTCTGTAAAGAGCATCTTGCCTGGATCAGGCCATGCTGAGTCCAGCCCTCTGGTTCAACACCAGTCAGTTAGCTCTCCCTGGAAACGTCCTGGTATGGCAatacatttcattttatttttattggataGATTTATAGGCTGCCCTTCAGAGAGACTCTCCCAGGGCGGTGTAAAACTAgaccagtaaaaaaaaaaaaaaaacaccccacaagaTCAATACAAGTCGTCTGCAATGTCAGATGCCCCCTTCTGAGCAGATCCCATCTCCAGGGCCAGCCTTCAGCTTTTACGTCCACAGGAGCTGATAAAGGCAGCCTTCCAATCCCATCAGGAATGGCTCCCCTTCACACCAAAAGCTGCCAGCTCAAGGCTGGATCCCAGTTGGTGACTCTTAATAGCCTGGGCTACTTTCAAGATGGCGCCAAAGGACCACCCATCACTCATCTGGGGAGTTTGCTGCTGCAGGATGTTGCCATGGCCAGTAGTACATGGGGCCCTATTACTCAGAACCACTATTCCCTCTAACTGGggaccccagatgctgttgactacaaccctcAGCATCCCCTGCAGCTgcggatgctgggaactgtagttgaCAACAGCTGGGATTCCTTGTTACAAGGTACAACTGGTCAGCGCCAAACCCTCAGAGCTGCAGGCCCCTGCAGCTGCGTCAAGACGGACCCCCTTCCAAAAAGCCTAGTTCAGAAACCAGTTACATCTTAAATGGAGCATAACAAAAAGATTACTGAAACAAAATTAAGGAAAATATATTTTCACATGTTATCTGCACTCCATCACGCTGATAAGTGTCTCTGATAGTCGCTTGATGGATGTGCCTGCCTGAAGGGTAAAAGCACCAAGGGAACCATTTAAGCACGGAGGATTCTCTCAAGCACTAAGAGAGGCTTTGCTGATTAATGCAGAGTGCTCTCTGCGAGGGGCAAGGACCCAGGAATCGGGAGAGGCACAAGGCAAAAGTCTCCTATAAAAGCTTTACTTGCAGCTGTTAATCCAGAAAAAGACATGCTAtgattaaattttaaaagttttccaGGCTACAGAACACCAGACACCACATTTCACAGTATCAAACAAGAGAGGAGGAAACCCAGAACAAGCTCCTTGACAGCTTTCCAGTCGGGGCAGTGATGATGATATTCCCTGGAGAAAGAATTCCACCAGAGCAGGCTTGTAGGCTGGCACttgaagagagcaagaaacttccccCAGACAAGCAGGCCAGGGAAGCCTTCGAAAAGAGAGGTCTTCTGCCCTCTTaaactaaagaagaagaagaagggaaagcACCAAACGTGGGCCTGGGAGGAAGTGGCAGCCTCAAGGAGCACAGACGATCGTGTCCTGCCCAACACGATTCAGGTCTTGAAATGGAGTCCGGTTGTTCTGAGAGGGTGCAGGAGACGGTTCTGGTCTCTCCTTAAAAGAGCCAGGTTAGAGTCCCCTCCGAGGCAGAGTTAATACTCAACACCTTGGGTAAGCTATCTTTCAAGCTCTTTGGGAGAAAAGCTTCCGCTCCGTGGGTCCAACCCCATCCCTTAATAGCCCTGGGTTCCCACAAAGCTAAAGTCGACACTTAAACAACATATATGGGATAGCGAGCTACAAAAAGAGATGAGCTCAGTTCCCAATGATCCCAGTTTGGGGGGTATCAGGAAGCGTCTTACTGGCCAGATCAATCTCGTCGTCTCAAGCCATCGGAGGGCATTTACACTGGCATATTTTAATGTTTGCCACcagcctctccagggagggctgggagagattcctgccggaaatgtcagtcactcactcactgccagtcagtgtagaccacactgagctagatggaccagcagtcTAACTCCGTGCAAGGAGGCTTCCTGCATTGccatctctctccccacacagtgGCCACCCAGATGCCTCCCAAAGATCCACAAGCAGCGCCTGAAGCcaagagccctcccctgctctgtggccagatttggctttttctAAGCCAagttttgggttatggcccatttgacttacgagtatacccctgaggttctggccacccccaGGACCTGGGAGACCCTGCCTCCAAGCATGGCCGCTTCATTCTGTTCTCATGGCTAACAGGCATGGATAGAGCTGGCTCCCTTGATGAACCCATCTGACCCCTTTTTAAAGCCCTCCATGTTTGGCTTTAAACCACACCCTGCAGCAGCATCTCCTGGGCACTCCGTTCGGCACAgtgtgaggcagcagcagactgaTGGGAACCCAGAAACTCCAAGCAGGAGTCCCCGTCTGGTCAGCGCAACgtacaggcagggctgggaaagtctcagGAATCAAGAACT includes:
- the GLCE gene encoding D-glucuronyl C5-epimerase; the encoded protein is MRCLAARVNYKTLIVICILFTLVTVLLWNRCSSGRAAPFLRNPGSAFRADGLEKRAAAASESNNDVNGPAKQQSEEASPQEQQKAPPVVGGFHGNKILGLKYEEIDCLINDEHTLKGRREGNEVFLPFSWVEKYFDVYGKIAQYDGYDRFEFSHSYSKVYAQRAPYHPDGVFMSFEGYNVEVRDRVKCISGVEGVPLSTQWGPQGYFYPIQIAQYGLSHYSKNLTEKTPHVEVYETAEERDQGSRPGEWAVPKGCSVTTVPEASKSTNVKHFVVPENSEGASLQLGNARDFIISFDLKLVTNGSVSVVLETTEKNQLFTVHYVSNTQLIAFKERDISYGIGARTSWSTLTRDLVTDLRKGVGLSNTKAVKQTKIMPKRVVRLVVKGKGFLDNVTISTTAHMAAFFAASDWLVRNQDERGGWPIMVTRKLGEGFRSLDPGWYSAMAQGQAISTLVRAYLLTKDHGFLNSALRATAPYKLLSEQHGVKAIFMGKHDWYEEYPTSPSSFVLNGFMYSLIGLYDLKETAGEKLGKEAKLLYDRGMESLKAMLPLYDTGSGTIYDLRHFLLGAAPNLARWDYHTTHINQLQLLSTIDDSPIFKEFVKRWKSYLKGGRAKHN